From one Luteipulveratus mongoliensis genomic stretch:
- a CDS encoding NAD(P)H-dependent glycerol-3-phosphate dehydrogenase, with protein sequence MTSVTVYGSGSWGTAYAAILADAGCSVTMWSRRAEVARAINEEHINSAYLPELVLPQRVRATDDPHEAGAGAEIVVLAVPSQTLRDNLVVWGDAIEGEAVVVSLMKGIELGTTKRMSQVIEEAGSVDPQRIVVVSGPNLAPEIAAKQPAAAVVASVGKNARAKVAEASATPYFRPYTNGDVIGTEIGGAVKNVIALAVGMAKGMGMGDNSMASLLTRGLAETARFGVRLGADPQTFLGLAGVGDMVATCASPLSRNNSFGFKLGQGMTLAEVVADTKQTAEGVKSCESILALARSVGADVPIVEAVEAVVHEGRDPKDLVSLLMTRALKHERS encoded by the coding sequence ATGACGAGCGTGACGGTCTATGGCAGCGGGAGCTGGGGCACGGCGTACGCCGCGATCCTGGCTGACGCCGGGTGCTCGGTGACGATGTGGAGTCGGCGAGCCGAGGTCGCACGGGCGATCAACGAGGAGCACATCAACTCGGCCTACCTACCGGAACTCGTACTGCCGCAACGAGTCCGGGCGACCGATGATCCCCACGAGGCCGGGGCAGGTGCCGAGATCGTGGTGCTCGCGGTGCCCTCACAGACACTGCGCGACAACCTCGTGGTCTGGGGTGACGCGATCGAGGGTGAAGCCGTCGTCGTCTCGCTGATGAAGGGCATCGAGCTAGGCACCACCAAGCGGATGAGTCAGGTCATCGAAGAAGCGGGATCGGTTGACCCGCAACGCATCGTGGTGGTGTCCGGTCCCAACCTTGCGCCCGAGATCGCGGCCAAGCAGCCCGCCGCCGCGGTTGTCGCCTCGGTCGGCAAGAACGCACGGGCCAAGGTCGCCGAGGCGTCCGCGACGCCGTACTTCCGGCCCTACACCAACGGCGACGTGATCGGCACCGAGATCGGCGGCGCGGTCAAGAACGTCATCGCGCTGGCCGTCGGGATGGCCAAGGGCATGGGGATGGGCGACAACAGCATGGCCAGCCTGCTCACGCGTGGCCTCGCCGAGACCGCCCGCTTCGGCGTACGGCTCGGGGCCGACCCGCAGACCTTCCTCGGTCTGGCCGGTGTGGGCGACATGGTCGCCACCTGCGCGTCGCCGTTGTCGCGCAACAACTCCTTCGGGTTCAAGCTCGGCCAAGGGATGACCTTGGCCGAGGTTGTCGCCGACACCAAGCAGACAGCCGAGGGCGTCAAGTCCTGCGAGTCCATCCTGGCGCTGGCCCGCTCGGTCGGGGCCGATGTGCCCATCGTCGAGGCCGTCGAGGCCGTGGTCCACGAGGGCCGCGACCCCAAGGACCTTGTCTCGCTGCTGATGACCCGGGCGCTCAAGCACGAGCGCAGCTGA
- a CDS encoding trans-sulfuration enzyme family protein codes for MAEPDPNLTTATLLVTGGRPDRTPGAPVSPPLELSSTYVADGPVGYARNGNPTWTAFEDTLGSLEDGRALAFASGMGAIAACLSLVPHAGVVVAPHHAYNGTGGLLAALERQGRLSVRRVDISDTDEVLAALPGAAMLWAESPTNPMLEIADLPTLFERARSHSVFSVCDNTFATPLRQRPLDLGADVVVHSATKYLSGHSDLLLGATVTRDDAAHEQLHEHRTLGGAIPGPMETWLALRGMRTLHLRLERACDNASELAKRLGKHPAVTRLRYPGAGAVIGIEVAGGQAAAERVEQRVSVWTPATSLGGVESLLERRRRHPLEPTTVPVELIRLSVGVEDIEDLWRDLDQALR; via the coding sequence ATGGCCGAGCCTGACCCGAACCTCACGACCGCAACTCTGCTCGTCACTGGCGGGAGACCGGACCGCACCCCGGGAGCGCCGGTCAGCCCGCCCCTTGAGCTGAGCTCGACGTACGTCGCAGACGGTCCCGTTGGCTACGCCCGCAACGGCAACCCCACCTGGACCGCCTTCGAGGACACCCTGGGCTCGTTGGAGGACGGTCGAGCGCTCGCGTTCGCCTCAGGAATGGGCGCCATCGCGGCGTGCCTGTCGCTCGTCCCGCACGCCGGTGTCGTAGTCGCACCGCACCACGCCTACAACGGAACCGGTGGCCTCCTCGCCGCACTCGAGCGCCAGGGCCGCCTGTCCGTCCGTCGCGTCGACATCAGTGACACCGACGAGGTCCTCGCCGCGCTGCCCGGGGCGGCGATGCTCTGGGCCGAGTCACCGACCAACCCGATGCTCGAGATCGCTGATCTGCCAACCCTTTTCGAGCGAGCCAGATCGCACAGCGTCTTCTCGGTCTGCGACAACACATTCGCGACGCCCCTTCGCCAACGGCCGTTGGACCTCGGCGCGGACGTCGTCGTGCACTCTGCGACGAAGTATCTGTCGGGTCACTCCGACCTCCTGCTCGGAGCAACCGTCACGCGCGATGACGCGGCCCACGAGCAGCTGCACGAGCACCGGACCCTCGGCGGGGCGATCCCCGGACCGATGGAGACCTGGCTCGCCCTCCGTGGCATGCGCACGCTGCACCTTCGCCTCGAGCGCGCCTGCGACAACGCGTCGGAGCTGGCCAAGCGACTGGGCAAGCACCCGGCCGTCACCCGCCTGCGCTACCCCGGGGCGGGTGCCGTCATCGGCATCGAGGTCGCTGGAGGTCAAGCGGCAGCCGAGCGCGTCGAACAACGGGTCTCGGTGTGGACGCCTGCGACCAGCCTCGGCGGAGTGGAGTCGCTGCTGGAGCGGCGACGTCGCCACCCTCTGGAGCCGACGACCGTGCCGGTGGAGCTGATCCGGCTCAGCGTCGGGGTCGAGGACATCGAGGACCTCTGGCGCGACCTGGACCAGGCCCTGCGCTGA
- a CDS encoding D-alanine--D-alanine ligase family protein, with protein sequence MSTSPAPRKPRVAIVFGGRSSEHMVSCATAAGVMQAIDRDRFDVLPIGIARDGRWLLMADDPEPLMLTASQQPEVDGATSVVVPTDPGGKGVLVLEPGQPPRELGTVDVVLPLLHGPFGEDGTLQGLLELADIRYVGSGVAASAVMMDKHLMKVVFAAAGLPIGRYIVITDKEWRRDKAAALDPVASLGWPVFVKPARAGSSQGIVKVEGRDDLEAAVESAREHDPKVIIEAAIKGREIECGVLEGRGSDRPRVSEIGEIEVTGGHEFYDFEAKYIDEANVRLSCPTNLPVAIAEEVKTLSVKAFEAAGCEGLARVDWFYESGGRLVLNEINTLPGFTPTSMFPQVWAASGLSYPELITELIELALSRQTGLR encoded by the coding sequence ATGAGCACTTCTCCAGCACCCCGCAAACCCCGCGTCGCGATCGTCTTCGGCGGCCGATCCTCTGAGCACATGGTGTCGTGTGCGACGGCGGCAGGAGTGATGCAGGCCATAGACCGCGACCGGTTCGACGTCCTCCCGATCGGCATCGCTCGTGACGGTCGCTGGCTCTTGATGGCCGACGACCCGGAACCGCTGATGCTGACCGCCTCGCAGCAGCCCGAGGTCGACGGCGCCACGTCGGTCGTCGTACCCACCGACCCGGGTGGCAAGGGCGTTCTGGTGCTGGAGCCCGGGCAGCCGCCGCGTGAGCTCGGCACCGTCGATGTGGTGCTGCCGCTGCTGCACGGACCGTTCGGCGAGGACGGCACCCTGCAGGGGCTTCTGGAGCTGGCTGATATCCGTTACGTCGGCTCCGGCGTGGCTGCGTCGGCGGTGATGATGGACAAGCACCTGATGAAGGTTGTCTTCGCCGCAGCGGGCCTGCCGATCGGGCGCTACATCGTCATCACCGACAAGGAGTGGCGCCGTGACAAGGCCGCGGCCCTTGACCCGGTGGCCTCGCTGGGCTGGCCGGTCTTCGTCAAGCCGGCCCGAGCGGGTTCGAGCCAGGGCATCGTCAAGGTCGAGGGGCGCGACGATCTCGAGGCAGCCGTCGAGTCGGCGCGTGAGCACGACCCCAAGGTGATCATCGAGGCGGCCATCAAGGGGCGCGAGATCGAGTGTGGCGTGCTGGAGGGCCGTGGCTCAGATCGCCCGCGTGTCAGTGAGATCGGCGAGATCGAGGTCACCGGTGGTCACGAGTTCTACGACTTCGAGGCCAAGTACATCGACGAGGCCAACGTCCGCTTGAGCTGCCCGACCAACTTGCCGGTCGCCATCGCCGAAGAGGTCAAGACGCTGTCGGTGAAGGCGTTCGAGGCGGCCGGCTGCGAGGGTCTGGCCAGGGTCGACTGGTTCTACGAGTCGGGAGGACGGTTGGTGCTCAACGAGATCAACACGCTGCCCGGGTTCACGCCGACCTCGATGTTCCCTCAGGTGTGGGCCGCGTCCGGCCTGTCCTATCCCGAGCTGATCACCGAGCTGATCGAGCTCGCACTGAGTCGGCAGACCGGTCTGCGCTGA
- a CDS encoding DUF3515 family protein has product MHHRPRLIALAGLLAGAGTLSACSSSVDVSVADKASSPWCAKAAAQWPTTVSGEKSREVSVKSPTVHAWGDPAIIARCGVTSPGATSRQCFGVSGVDWVGTTLSDGMSFVTYGREPAIEVLVPKDYSPEPLVLGAFTKAASAIPQGPHRCSA; this is encoded by the coding sequence GTGCACCATCGTCCACGTCTGATCGCGCTGGCCGGGCTGCTCGCCGGCGCCGGCACCCTGAGCGCGTGCAGCTCCTCGGTCGACGTGAGCGTGGCCGACAAGGCGTCGAGCCCCTGGTGCGCCAAGGCCGCTGCTCAATGGCCCACGACGGTCTCCGGTGAGAAGTCCCGTGAGGTCTCGGTGAAGTCGCCCACGGTCCATGCCTGGGGTGACCCGGCGATCATCGCCCGCTGCGGCGTCACGTCTCCCGGAGCGACCAGTCGACAATGCTTCGGCGTGAGCGGCGTCGACTGGGTCGGCACCACGCTCTCGGACGGCATGTCGTTCGTCACCTACGGACGCGAACCGGCGATCGAGGTGCTGGTGCCCAAGGACTACTCCCCCGAGCCGCTCGTGCTCGGAGCGTTCACGAAGGCCGCCTCAGCGATCCCGCAAGGCCCCCACCGCTGCTCCGCCTGA
- a CDS encoding Lrp/AsnC family transcriptional regulator, whose product MVQAYILIQTDVGKAQSVASDVAAIEGVALSEDVTGPYDVIARIEAKTVDDLGKLVIAKIQDVPGITRTLTCTIVHV is encoded by the coding sequence GTGGTTCAGGCCTACATCCTCATCCAGACCGATGTCGGCAAGGCACAGTCCGTCGCCTCCGACGTCGCCGCGATCGAGGGCGTGGCGCTGTCAGAGGACGTCACCGGGCCCTACGACGTGATCGCCCGCATCGAGGCCAAGACGGTCGATGACCTCGGCAAGCTCGTGATCGCCAAGATCCAGGACGTCCCGGGCATCACCCGCACCCTCACGTGCACCATCGTCCACGTCTGA
- a CDS encoding thiamine-phosphate kinase → MTSHRTSDSADPSRPLLSDLDEDELLRQILPGLPSGPAVLLGPGDDTALVEVRRGAVLATTDAMVRGRDWLDEWSTADDVGRKLVAQNAADIAAMGGRTTALLVTLAADPATPVAWVREMTAGLAAASREAGIAVVGGDLSSAPEGTLMISITALGDVDSDPVLRSGARPGDVLAVHGTLGWSAAGLLLLQRDSADRGPDQVSYHRRPRPSYEQGPLAASAGATAMLDISDGLVRDAGRIAAASEVQLAVDSALLRDDIELLAPIVGAEDARACVLTGGEEHSLLACFPSLQLPQGWRAIGAVRAGAGVTVDGRPATGGGWDHFKD, encoded by the coding sequence GTGACCAGCCACCGGACGTCGGACTCCGCTGACCCCTCCAGACCGCTTCTGTCCGATCTCGACGAGGACGAGCTGCTCCGACAGATCCTGCCCGGACTCCCCAGCGGGCCTGCCGTGCTGCTGGGTCCTGGCGACGACACCGCTCTGGTCGAGGTCCGACGAGGGGCCGTGCTCGCCACCACCGACGCGATGGTCCGCGGTCGGGACTGGCTCGACGAGTGGTCCACCGCCGACGACGTCGGCCGCAAGCTCGTCGCACAGAACGCCGCCGACATCGCGGCCATGGGAGGGCGTACGACCGCCCTGCTCGTCACGCTCGCGGCGGATCCGGCCACGCCGGTCGCCTGGGTACGCGAGATGACGGCCGGCCTCGCCGCCGCCTCTCGCGAGGCGGGCATCGCCGTCGTCGGGGGAGACCTGTCCTCTGCCCCCGAGGGCACCTTGATGATCTCGATCACCGCGCTCGGTGACGTCGACTCCGACCCGGTTCTTCGGTCCGGCGCTCGGCCCGGAGATGTGCTCGCGGTGCACGGGACGCTCGGTTGGTCCGCCGCGGGTCTCCTTCTGCTGCAACGTGATTCGGCGGACCGGGGTCCCGACCAGGTGAGCTATCACCGGAGGCCGCGGCCGTCGTACGAGCAGGGACCACTGGCCGCGTCCGCAGGGGCGACAGCGATGCTCGACATCTCTGACGGTCTGGTCCGCGACGCCGGGCGGATCGCAGCGGCCAGTGAGGTCCAGCTCGCCGTCGACTCCGCACTGCTCCGCGACGACATCGAGCTGCTCGCCCCGATCGTCGGCGCCGAGGACGCGCGTGCCTGCGTGCTGACCGGCGGCGAGGAGCACTCGTTGCTCGCCTGCTTCCCGAGCTTGCAGCTGCCGCAAGGGTGGCGGGCGATCGGTGCCGTTCGGGCCGGTGCCGGTGTGACGGTCGACGGGCGGCCCGCAACCGGCGGCGGGTGGGACCACTTCAAGGACTGA
- a CDS encoding sodium:solute symporter family protein, with amino-acid sequence MDTSALRLDAGPIDYALVALYFVFVLGIGYVARRQVSTSLDFFLSGRSLPAWVTGLAFIAANLGAVEIMGMSANGAQFGMATMHYFWIGAVPAMLFLGVVMMPFYYGSGVRSVPEFMRRRFGTGAHLVNAISFAVAQVLIAGVNLYLLATIVNVILGWPIWVSTIAAAVIVLSYTALGGLSAAIYNEVLQFFVIVAALTPLTIIALHKIGGWDGLVDKVKASPGGEENLQSWPGTGLTGIESPFLSVVGIVFGLGFVLSFGYWTTNFVEVQRAMASKSISSARRSPIIGAFPKMFIPFIVVIPGVIAAIIIPEMAKYKAAGGPDGSEVKYNYAILYLIRDLLPNGMLGIAIAGLLASFMAGMAANISAFNTVFSYDLWEQYVVKDREDGYYLKVGRVMTVVATVIAIGTAAIASGYSNLMDYLQTLFGFFNAPLFATFILGMFWKRMSASAGWAGLVSGTAAAVTVALLSKDSLGDLSTGTLNLSGQGASFAAAGAAFVVDILVSVVVTMFTKAREPSELRGLVYSLTPKEDFEDEESRSLPWYQAPVKLAGIGLVLVIALNVIFH; translated from the coding sequence ATGGACACCAGTGCGTTACGGCTCGACGCAGGACCTATCGACTACGCCCTCGTCGCGTTGTACTTCGTCTTCGTCCTTGGCATCGGGTACGTCGCCCGGCGTCAGGTCTCGACCAGCCTGGACTTCTTCTTGTCCGGGCGTTCGTTGCCCGCATGGGTGACCGGTCTGGCGTTCATCGCGGCCAACCTCGGCGCCGTCGAGATCATGGGTATGTCCGCCAACGGTGCGCAGTTCGGCATGGCGACCATGCACTACTTCTGGATCGGCGCCGTCCCGGCGATGCTCTTCCTCGGCGTCGTGATGATGCCCTTCTACTACGGCTCCGGCGTGCGCAGCGTGCCGGAGTTCATGCGCCGCCGCTTCGGCACCGGCGCCCATCTCGTCAACGCGATCAGCTTCGCGGTGGCGCAGGTCCTCATCGCCGGCGTGAACCTCTACCTGCTGGCCACGATCGTGAATGTCATTCTGGGCTGGCCGATCTGGGTCTCCACGATCGCCGCCGCCGTCATCGTGCTCTCCTACACCGCACTCGGTGGACTGTCCGCCGCGATCTACAACGAGGTGCTCCAGTTCTTCGTGATCGTGGCTGCGCTCACGCCGCTGACGATCATCGCGCTGCACAAGATCGGCGGCTGGGACGGACTGGTCGACAAGGTCAAGGCGAGTCCGGGTGGCGAGGAGAACCTCCAGTCGTGGCCCGGCACCGGTCTCACCGGCATCGAGTCGCCGTTCCTGTCGGTCGTCGGCATCGTCTTCGGCCTTGGATTCGTGCTGAGCTTCGGCTACTGGACGACCAACTTCGTCGAGGTCCAGCGCGCCATGGCCTCGAAGTCCATCTCATCCGCGCGGCGCTCACCGATCATCGGCGCCTTCCCCAAGATGTTCATCCCGTTCATCGTGGTCATCCCTGGTGTGATCGCGGCGATCATCATCCCGGAGATGGCCAAGTACAAGGCGGCCGGCGGACCGGACGGGAGTGAGGTCAAGTACAACTACGCAATCCTCTACCTGATCCGAGACCTGCTGCCCAACGGGATGCTCGGCATCGCGATCGCCGGTCTGCTCGCCTCGTTCATGGCCGGTATGGCTGCCAACATCTCCGCGTTCAACACGGTCTTCTCCTACGACCTCTGGGAGCAGTACGTCGTCAAGGACCGGGAGGACGGCTACTACCTCAAAGTCGGCCGGGTGATGACCGTGGTCGCCACGGTGATCGCCATCGGCACCGCCGCGATCGCCTCCGGCTACAGCAACTTGATGGACTACCTGCAGACGCTGTTCGGGTTCTTCAACGCGCCTCTGTTCGCGACGTTCATCCTCGGAATGTTCTGGAAACGGATGTCGGCCTCTGCAGGTTGGGCCGGTCTGGTGTCTGGCACCGCGGCGGCGGTCACGGTCGCCCTGCTCAGCAAGGACTCTCTCGGTGACCTCAGCACGGGCACGCTGAACCTGTCCGGCCAGGGCGCCAGCTTTGCGGCGGCCGGTGCGGCATTCGTGGTCGACATCCTGGTCAGCGTCGTGGTGACGATGTTCACCAAGGCTCGAGAACCCTCCGAGCTGCGCGGCCTGGTCTACTCGCTCACGCCCAAGGAGGACTTCGAGGACGAGGAGTCCCGCTCCCTGCCGTGGTACCAGGCGCCGGTCAAGCTGGCCGGGATCGGCCTCGTGCTGGTCATCGCCCTCAACGTCATCTTCCACTGA
- a CDS encoding snapalysin family zinc-dependent metalloprotease: MRKTASAAVAVLTGALTIGVSTGSSAHTADVSSSTVASTHSSAYTPGSKDDAQNDRLRAQLKAALARNGVQTNGAGQARAATTVYFSVSDAPTYAGVVRDGASVWNNAVSNVKLVEDDGQATLTYREGSDPNGSYYSGDGHGGGYIFLDYDQMGQYAQVRVTAHETGHALGLPDHYEGPCSELMSGGGPGPSCTNTQPDATERSSVESIWANGFAAGASKTPNAAPKVLVH; encoded by the coding sequence ATGAGGAAGACCGCAAGCGCCGCCGTCGCCGTCCTTACCGGGGCCCTGACGATCGGCGTCTCCACGGGATCCAGCGCCCACACTGCCGACGTCTCGAGCAGCACCGTCGCATCGACCCACAGCTCGGCCTACACGCCCGGCTCCAAGGACGACGCCCAGAACGACCGCCTGCGAGCACAGCTCAAGGCGGCGCTCGCCCGCAACGGCGTCCAGACCAACGGTGCCGGACAGGCTCGTGCCGCGACGACGGTGTACTTCTCCGTCTCCGACGCGCCCACCTACGCAGGCGTCGTCCGCGACGGCGCCTCGGTGTGGAACAACGCCGTCAGCAACGTCAAGCTCGTCGAGGACGACGGCCAGGCGACACTGACGTACCGGGAGGGCAGCGACCCCAACGGGTCGTACTACTCCGGCGACGGACACGGCGGGGGCTACATCTTCTTGGACTACGACCAGATGGGCCAGTACGCCCAGGTGCGCGTCACCGCCCACGAGACCGGTCACGCGCTCGGCCTGCCCGACCACTACGAGGGCCCGTGCAGCGAGCTGATGTCCGGTGGTGGACCCGGCCCGTCCTGCACCAACACTCAGCCCGACGCCACCGAGCGGTCGTCAGTGGAGTCGATCTGGGCGAACGGCTTCGCGGCCGGCGCCAGCAAGACGCCGAACGCGGCACCCAAGGTGCTCGTGCACTGA
- a CDS encoding snapalysin family zinc-dependent metalloprotease, translating into MKKFTSAAVLTGALALAPGFASAHGTNATNEGGQSSRPAAASAYAPGSGDSAQNARLQAQLDRALKAPAGKPVAATTTVYYSTSNAPTYRSQIRQGAANWNGSVTNVRLVEDSSRATLRYYEGNDSAGSYYSGNGHGGGYIFLDYTQMGQYAKVRVTAHETGHALGLPDHYSGPCSELMSGGGPGTSCTNAYPNSTERSKVNRIWANGFAAGAQKSVTNTITVH; encoded by the coding sequence ATGAAGAAGTTCACGTCAGCAGCAGTCCTGACCGGGGCCTTGGCCCTGGCGCCCGGTTTCGCGTCCGCACACGGCACGAACGCAACGAACGAGGGCGGCCAGTCCTCGCGCCCAGCCGCGGCGTCGGCGTACGCCCCAGGATCCGGAGACAGCGCCCAGAACGCCCGTCTGCAGGCCCAGCTCGACCGTGCTTTGAAGGCTCCCGCAGGGAAGCCGGTGGCAGCGACCACGACGGTCTACTACTCGACCTCGAACGCACCGACGTACAGGAGCCAGATCCGCCAGGGCGCAGCCAACTGGAACGGCAGCGTCACCAACGTGCGGCTGGTCGAGGACAGCTCGCGCGCAACCCTGCGCTACTACGAGGGCAACGACTCGGCAGGGTCGTACTACTCGGGCAACGGGCACGGTGGTGGCTACATCTTCCTGGACTACACGCAGATGGGTCAGTACGCCAAGGTCCGGGTCACCGCCCACGAGACCGGCCACGCGCTCGGCCTGCCCGACCACTACAGCGGTCCGTGCAGTGAGCTGATGTCCGGAGGCGGGCCGGGTACGTCGTGCACGAACGCCTACCCCAACTCCACGGAGCGCAGCAAGGTCAACCGGATCTGGGCGAACGGCTTCGCGGCCGGCGCCCAGAAGTCGGTGACGAACACGATCACCGTGCACTGA